One genomic region from Rosa rugosa chromosome 1, drRosRugo1.1, whole genome shotgun sequence encodes:
- the LOC133735216 gene encoding uncharacterized protein LOC133735216, with protein MFCIPFSNAFSNMLLQEYKEKPDYARCVAIVASASLREMIKPGALAIISPIAVGIAFRIFGYYPEAKEVIVIRLQLQETCKSCCPPFSVNLEMSSGTVAVDLTKFLLFSSL; from the exons atgttttgcATTCCTTTTAGTAATGCCTTTTCTAACATGTTGCTGCAGGAATATAAGGAGAAGCCAGATTATGCACGTTGTGTTGCTATTGTAGCATCTGCATCTTTGAGGGAGATGATAAAACCTGGTGCCTTGGCTATTATTTCACCTATAGCAGTTG GTATTGCGTTCCGGATATTTGGATACTATCCGGAGGCAAAGGAAGTGATTGTCATAAGGCTGCAATTACAGGAGACATGTAAGTCCTGCTGTCCTCCTTTTTCTGTTAATTTGGAGATGTCTAGTGGTACTGTGGCAGTAGATTTGACCAAGTTCTTATTGTTTTCGTCATTATGA